One part of the Magallana gigas chromosome 5, xbMagGiga1.1, whole genome shotgun sequence genome encodes these proteins:
- the LOC105332387 gene encoding uncharacterized protein — protein sequence MMSNMSEHPCHNLSNTDKQIFTCRHCMAKFYDPIQRWRHSKSCKKDAPTKSREGIPLSNGKRDLPVETAERGGLGKKRQKKENPLNCVICKSVFTSLEEMKEHVRNPCSKPPPEPKAPTLAPPNPELENFEQQLQQLQEAKGEDMATNQIESLLRAAQALHQQQQEQQRQQAEQLQNVETEVIPDGGNPDWLYNQGEPVLCSVEEYGEPGFPNYSSIQGSDGLPVVQVEQVSSTPAIEEERSLHTPPIKLTAEEYDPVTPQEITVTSGHDVHAKSAVSSYSEQQILDMKQANGNQEVLLKEGSSNIQGALSDEKFIFSSVGLVESIESQTPTTGTQDLYSISAHPSVLPSEVKLVGSDGITVTLVLSPNASTDTLQKSGNPGDEFDFISQVIGEDLTQQGSIEKQDSQDSKIICNIDTKEKCGFHEEVPELNSSSVSVLSQTEQSGGAIACEHDNLNTTADECVKDKQFNRSEKTKCSDEIDTEQSPFKEKKNSLQSTTNEPLVNTNSESDNLTSADIEVSCNQQTNNDDKNTEGIEKNQKNSRIIELGDKAQGGIHKEKVDSPDQVKVVKKKHKNVKIPKCRVCDKEFKTKEQLRKHNKVPCKVRLTRNLTQKVLRPKRLEKSVPLPIVKKKKKQKPVPAKPKMITLINRRFADRSLDLNKEKKGKFKTRRKSLYDYNFCITRSTDYRNANLDVLVQYDSLNEQEQHFFHLGLVGTNHLPSHYRTPKSLIKRVLKQNGSNSMEKVLEREEPFEDGPPVLEKVVDASGRIQEDIYILRDEIHHDIEPPVLMTVEKLDAGCSLEERFEASTDMMCPTLDNELTENYKLPNSESCNKEKLENNEPNKENSFHHENLSANKASEQNSIEEQKIPSELLTGADKASPLKSPNKTLCERHFMDAIDVSSDTFSDESEFTKTKLKEDDDTKPSYSVTLGLQTDIPSVTDKIMYPRSSFILKCLKRLENKHKNIPDSKPCGRKNLFESLENVSEDSKSCNIFQCKDEKYTKNVDQTQSEKNVLTKPVEEVVVYPKPVDPKNLEYRKPTFIIPTDEEILNYTDDTVVRKQPELDSVSPENGRELLQILAKTLGIFPSTKTKPLETSLSETPKKYKETVNKDAVDDENGMQIIVMNNTAESNEYTMGIDVINVPKSINEDLKKAASELENNCVFEDDNPQGLAYPVEDKSSEKKAQSTYERAKSDPGDISIPKEVYEFLEDYNTISPKAPEPRHDAQILHPTRDIHMVPGPKLNTSEVVDIHFSFCSKETPRCEHPKSHRLASSNAHNVNPVADLKPLQNIEQETPFGPSVNIRDDVLQTKHLQSNEDLPLYAIPVGYVSENCQTSSGTTCYPENQSTLSISQPLNQDNETACNQTPSKLSRPLKELSVSIPSQMSSEKSDVDPVFSHSNVFKSENAQKPSVHQSIPKVSESTPECDQVWSRILEEYKAERMQNHNNRPEESSLSHTAKQQKPRTLSYEENTDSFISKPVFTRSYSTSATSTLSNASNQTLQHDDNSEKVFMSCSFSPTNSSNSLKMIFRKERSPKEENQSVNASSEERICSPQTVNIRDPLRETNLSTADSEPSLEDVGATDDDEEESLPYMIVDTGVEICRKALGTHEDEEEDLSEEEDWISGQDVESQDAVT from the exons ATGATGAGCAACATGTCAGAACATCCTTGCCACAATCTGAGCAATACAGACAAACAGATTTTTACATGTCGACATTGCATGGCCAAGTTTTACGACCCTATTCAAAGATGGCGACATAGTAAAAGCTGCAAGAAAGATGCTCCTACCAAGAGTAGAGAAGGTATCCCTCTATCAAACGGCAAAAGGGACCTGCCTGTGGAG ACTGCAGAAAGGGGAGGGTTAGGCAAAAAGCgacagaaaaaagaaaaccctCTCAATTGCGTGATATGTAAATCGGTATTCACGTCTTTGGAGGAAATGAAGGAACATGTAAGAAATCCATGTAGCAAGCCACCACCTGAGCCGAAGGCTCCGACATTGGCGCCACCTAATCCAGAACTAGAAAACTTTGAGCAGCAGCTTCAACAGTTACAGGAGGCCAAAGGTGAAGACATGGCGACCAATCAGATAGAATCGTTGCTCAGAGCAGCTCAGGCACTGCACCAGCAGCAACAGGAGCAGCAGCGGCAACAAGCAGAGCAGCTTCAGA ATGTTGAAACTGAGGTGATACCAGATGGAGGAAATCCAGACTGGTTGTACAACCAGGGTGAACCGGTCTTATGTAGTGTAGAAGAATATGGGGAACCAGGGTTTCCTAATTATTCCTCAATCCAAGGATCAGACGGT CTGCCTGTGGTGCAGGTAGAACAGGTGTCCTCCACCCCTGCAATAGAGGAGGAGCGCAGCCTTCATACCCCTCCAATAAAGCTGACTGCTGAGGAGTACGATCCAGTCACCCCTCAGGAAATCACAGTAACCTCAGGGCATG ATGTACATGCCAAAAGTGCCGTAAGTTCATACAGTGAACAGCAAATACTTGACATGAAACAAGCAAACGGCAATCAAGAGGTTCTGCTGAAAGAGGGCAGTAGTAATATACAAGGGGCATTGTCTGAtgaaaagtttatattttcatcTGTTGGACTTGTTGAAAGCATAGAATCACAg ACTCCAACTACGGGTACCCAGGATTTGTACAGTATTTCTGCACACCCCAGTGTTTTACCGAGTGAGGTAAAATTAGTGGGAAGTGACGGCATTACTGTTACCCTGGTGCTGTCTCCGAACGCTTCTACTGACACATTACAGAAGTCTGGAAATCCGGGGGACGAGTTTGACTTTATATCTCAG GTAATAGGAGAGGATTTGACTCAACAAGGCTCAATAGAGAAACAAGACAGTCAGGATTCAAAGATTATTTGTAACATTGACACAAAGGAGAAATGTGGATTCCATGAGGAAGTCCCAGAGTTAAATAGTTCTAGTGTTTCTGTTCTTTCTCAAACTGAACAGAGTGGTGGAGCAATCGCATGTGAACATGACAATTTAAATACAACTGCTGATGAATGTGTAAAAGATAAACAGTTCAACAGGTcagaaaaaacaaaatgcagTGATGAAATTGATACTGAGCAAAgtccttttaaagaaaaaaagaactcTTTGCAATCTACAACAAATGAGCCATTGGTGAACACAAACTCTGAATCAGATAATTTGACAAGTGCTGATATAGAAGTATCCTGCAATCAACAAACAAATAATGATGATAAAAACACTGAAGGCattgaaaaaaatcagaaaaattctCGTATAATTGAACTCGGTGACAAGGCCCAAGGAGGTATCCACAAAGAGAAAGTAGACAGTCCTGATCAAGTCAAGGTcgtgaaaaagaaacataaaaatGTCAAGATACCTAAATGTAGAGTTTGTGACAaggaatttaaaacaaaagaacaatTACGAAAACATAATAAAGTCCCTTGTAAAGTTAGGCTGACCAGAAATTTAACTCAAAAAGTGCTAAGGCCAAAGAGACTTGAAAAATCAGTGCCTTTACCAATTgttaagaaaaagaagaaacagaAACCGGTGCCAGCAAAGCCTAAAATGATAACGCTCATTAATAGACGATTTGCAGATAGGAGTTTAGATTTGAATAAGGAAAAGAAAGGAAAGTTCAAGACCAGAAGGAAATCACTGTATGATTACAACTTCTGCATTACAAGGAGTACAGATTATAGGAATGCCAATCTAGATGTTTTAGTGCAATATGACTCATTGAATGAGCAGGAGCAACATTTCTTTCATTTAGGTCTTGTGGGTACAAACCACCTGCCATCACATTATAGAACACCAAAATCTCTAATCAAACGAGTTTTGAAGCAAAATGGATCTAATAGCATGGaaaaagttttggaaagggAAGAACCGTTTGAAGATGGGCCTCCAGTTTTAGAAAAAGTAGTTGATGCATCTGGACGAATACAagaggatatatatatattgaggGATGAAATTCACCATGATATTGAGCCACCAGTTTTAATGACAGTTGAAAAGCTGGATGCTGGTTGTTCATTGGAAGAAAGATTTGAAGCATCAACAGACATGATGTGTCCAACGTTAGATAATGAGTTAACAGAGAATTATAAACTACCAAACTCTGAATCGTGTAACAAAGAAAAACTTGAAAATAATGAACCCAATAAAGAAAACAGTTTTCATCATGAAAATCTTTCAGCTAACAAAGCCTCCGAACAAAATTCTATAGAAGAACAAAAAATACCATCAGAGCTCTTGACTGGTGCAGATAAAGCTTCGCCTCTCAAATCACCAAATAAAACTCTATGCGAGAGGCACTTCATGGATGCAATTGATGTGTCAAGTGATACATTTTCAGATGAATCGGAATTCACCAAAACAAAGTTGAAGGAAGACGATGACACCAAACCCTCTTACAGTGTTACACTTGGATTGCAAACAGATATACCTTCTGTGACTGACAAAATCATGTATCCTAGAtcgtcttttattttaaaatgtcttaaaaggttagaaaacaaacacaaaaatatccCCGATAGTAAACCATGTGGtagaaaaaatttatttgaaagcCTTGAAAATGTTTCTGAAGATTCAAAGTCGTGCAATATTTTTCAGTGCAAAGATGAAAAATACACCAAAAATGTAGATCAAACCCAAAGTGAAAAAAATGTGCTAACAAAACCAGTAGAAGAAGTGGTGGTATACCCAAAGCCAGTTGATCCCAAAAATTTAGAATACAGGAAACCAACATTCATTATTCCTACtgatgaagaaattttaaattacacAGATGACACTGTAGTTAGAAAACAACCAGAGCTGGATTCTGTTAGTCCAGAAAATGGACGGGAACTGCTTCAGATCCTTGCAAAGACATTAGGAATATTTCcatctacaaaaacaaaaccccTTGAAACTTCTCTGAGTGAAACTCCAAAAAAGTATAAGGAAACTGTGAATAAAGATGCAGTAGATGATGAAAATGGAATGCAGATTATTGTTATGAACAATACAGCCGAGTCTAATGAATACACAATGGGTATTGATGTTATTAATGTTCCAAAGAGTATAAATGAGGACTTGAAGAAAGCTGCTTCAGAACTGGAGAACAATTGTGTGTTTGAAGATGATAATCCTCAAGGTCTTGCCTACCCAGTTGAAGATAAATCATCTGAAAAGAAGGCACAATCAACATATGAAAGGGCCAAGAGTGATCCTGGGGACATTTCTATACCAAAGGAAGTTTATGAATTCCTGGAAGATTACAATACCATTAGTCCCAAAGCACCAGAACCAAGGCATGATGCTCAAATCCTTCACCCTACCAGGGATATACACATGGTCCCAGGACCGAAGCTGAATACCAGTGAAGTTGTTGAtattcatttcagtttttgttcaAAGGAAACTCCTCGTTGCGAGCATCCAAAGTCTCATAGACTTGCATCATCAAATGCCCATAATGTAAATCCCGTTGCAGATCTAAAGCcattacaaaatattgaacAAGAAACACCTTTTGGACCCTCAGTTAACATTAGGGATGATGTGTTACAAACCAAACATCTTCAAAGCAATGAAGACTTGCCTCTTTACGCCATTCCAGTTGGTTATGTATCTGAAAATTGTCAAACCAGTAGTGGTACTACCTGCTACCCAGAAAACCAATCTACTCTCTCCATTTCTCAACCTCTTAACCAGGACAATGAAACGGCATGCAATCAAACACCCTCTAAATTATCTCGTCCATTGAAGGAACTCAGTGTCTCAATTCCTTCACAAATGTCTTCAGAAAAGTCAGATGTGGACCCAGTCTTTTCACATTCCAATGTGTTCAAATCAGAAAATGCACAAAAACCAAGTGTTCACCAATCTATTCCAAAGGTTTCAGAAAGTACTCCAGAGTGTGATCAAGTCTGGAGCCGCATTTTGGAGGAGTACAAAGCGGAACGCATGCAGAATCACAATAATCGTCCAGAAGAAAGCTCCTTGTCCCATACAGCCAAGCAACAAAAACCAAGAACATTGAGTTATGAAGAAAATACAGATTCATTCATTTCAAAACCCGTGTTTACAAGAAGCTACAGTACTAGTGCGACATCGACGTTAAGTAATGCTTCAAACCAAACTCTGCAACACGATGATAATTCAGAGAAAGTGTTCATGTCTTGTTCATTTTCACCCACAAACAGCAGTAATTctctaaaaatgatattcagGAAAGAGAGATCGCCAAAGGAAGAAAATCAGTCAGTCAATGCTAGTTCTGAGGAACGAATATGTAGTCCCCAAACTGTGAACATAAGAGATCCGTTAAGGGAGACAAATCTGTCCACGGCGGATTCCGAACCCTCACTAGAAGATGTAGGAGCCACTGATGACGATGAAGAAGAGTCTTTGCCCTATATGATTGTGGACACGGGGGTAGAGATTTGTAGGAAGGCGCTAGGCACTCACGAGGATGAAGAGGAGGACCTTTCAGAGGAAGAAGACTGGATATCTGGCCAAGATGTAGAATCACAGGATGCCGTTAcctag